The Buchnera aphidicola (Cinara curtihirsuta) genome includes a region encoding these proteins:
- the recB gene encoding exodeoxyribonuclease V subunit beta codes for MKYIPFNIKKIPNNGITLIEASAGTGKTSSIICLYLRLILNLGIKKKYSHPLSINKILIVTFTESSKNELKKRLYKKICQLYDICTKKKEKNNELLDIIKDIKNFKKTIKSLEKIKKNIDLIMIYTLHGFFRHILLEQKFFCQQIIHKKILSNIIKIQIESTKDFWRKYVYITNKQIVKIIIKKWKTPQQFFKYINIWLNQKNIQFKYNFPKNTNLIKQFNNIILIIKKTKKIWKKKKRKIKNLVKNINLNKRIYNKKNLKVWYEKINKWSQSKKEDCSIPRILQYFQYKKIQTNKLLKNSTKYIFFRYTEKMFIKYNLFFEYFIYFALKTIPKIIKRKKNEKNGLEFNDLNKIMWKQIKLKDSIIKKNILKKYTVTIIDECQDIDDTQFNIFYSLYNNKKNKSLILIGDPKQSIYSFRGANIFLYLKFKKKIKKYFFLKKNFRSSKNIVEGTNILFSQIKKPFIFKEINFQSSITYTKNKNIQFTINNIQQPAFQFIFENKKTITKKEYYSWISKECAYSIFKWLSNKSKKKSFITLKNKKKRLIQPNDIAILVKNKYEALIIQTELKKKKIKAIYTSHKNNIFQTAETKEVICILDSIIDLSNELKFQRLLITEIFKKNIYDIYLINQKKELYFSLLNKLKKYYIIWNTLGISKMIMKIIIDFDIQDSSVSLKENSINVQNIIILAEVLEKKNQEIKNKFLLIVWLKKKFLQDSLEENNKLYKKKYNNISDKKYVKIITVYKSKGLEYPIIWIPFFSASQIKNNNMFFCKKKMTNIINLKDKKKSYQLSFQEKLSEEIRLLYVALTRSILHCSIGMAVIKEKKNKKIYTNFHTNSLGFLIQKGKKLSFDGLKKELDNKKKNIEIFSIKKPTKKLIKKNIIICKKKSLKKNKIFIPKLLKKIKNPWTKINFSKIVKYNLCKKKNNTLIDIEKNKIIFNTSKNISSKINIYKLPSGKEYGIYLHNILKKIKFSNTKNIKKIISKLNFISLSKIWIKKLYNWICIFISSSLNNDKLQLNQLKEKEYKKEISFIIPIKKNINIDTLNKIIKNFDPLSKKCNNIKFKNISGILTGTIDIVFLWKKKYYIIDYKSNYLGPNNHDYTQNKIKKEMIKYRYDIQYQLYSLAIHRFLKVKIKKYNYKIHFGGVFYLFLRAFDDQKNSGIYFIKPSFSLINNLDKLFSGKFYDT; via the coding sequence ATGAAATATATACCTTTTAATATAAAAAAAATACCAAATAATGGTATTACTTTAATAGAAGCATCAGCGGGGACTGGAAAAACATCTTCTATTATTTGTTTATATTTACGATTAATTTTAAATTTAGGAATAAAAAAAAAATATTCACATCCTTTATCAATAAATAAAATACTAATAGTTACATTTACTGAATCATCAAAAAATGAATTAAAAAAAAGATTATATAAAAAAATTTGTCAATTATATGACATATGCACTAAAAAAAAAGAAAAAAATAATGAATTATTAGATATAATAAAAGATATTAAAAATTTTAAAAAAACAATTAAATCATTAGAAAAAATAAAAAAAAATATTGATTTAATTATGATATATACACTGCATGGATTTTTTAGACATATATTATTAGAACAAAAATTTTTTTGTCAACAAATAATACATAAAAAAATATTATCCAATATAATAAAAATACAAATTGAATCTACAAAAGATTTTTGGAGAAAATATGTATATATTACTAATAAACAAATAGTTAAAATAATCATAAAAAAATGGAAAACACCACAACAATTTTTTAAATATATAAATATATGGTTAAATCAAAAAAATATACAATTTAAATATAATTTTCCAAAAAATACTAATTTAATTAAACAGTTTAATAATATTATTTTAATTATAAAAAAAACAAAAAAAATATGGAAAAAAAAAAAAAGAAAAATAAAAAATTTAGTGAAAAATATTAATCTTAACAAAAGAATATATAATAAAAAAAATTTAAAAGTATGGTATGAAAAAATAAACAAATGGTCTCAAAGTAAAAAAGAAGATTGTTCGATTCCTAGAATCTTACAATATTTTCAATATAAAAAAATACAAACAAACAAACTATTAAAAAATTCTACTAAATATATTTTTTTTAGATATACAGAAAAAATGTTTATTAAATATAATTTATTTTTTGAATATTTTATTTATTTTGCTTTAAAAACTATTCCAAAAATAATCAAAAGAAAAAAAAATGAAAAAAATGGATTAGAATTTAATGATTTAAATAAAATAATGTGGAAACAAATAAAATTAAAAGATTCTATTATAAAAAAAAATATTCTAAAAAAATATACTGTCACTATAATCGATGAGTGTCAAGATATTGATGATACTCAATTTAATATATTTTATTCATTGTATAATAATAAAAAAAATAAATCACTTATTTTAATTGGAGATCCTAAACAATCTATATATAGTTTTAGAGGAGCTAATATATTTCTATATTTAAAATTTAAAAAGAAAATAAAAAAATATTTTTTTTTAAAAAAAAATTTTCGTTCATCTAAGAATATCGTTGAAGGAACTAATATATTATTTTCTCAAATTAAAAAACCGTTTATTTTTAAAGAAATTAATTTTCAATCATCAATTACATATACAAAAAACAAAAATATTCAATTTACTATTAATAATATTCAACAACCAGCATTTCAATTTATTTTTGAAAATAAAAAAACAATAACTAAAAAAGAATATTATTCATGGATTTCCAAAGAATGTGCATATTCAATATTTAAATGGTTATCTAATAAATCTAAAAAAAAATCTTTTATTACATTAAAAAATAAAAAAAAACGTTTAATTCAACCTAATGATATAGCAATTTTAGTAAAAAATAAGTATGAAGCATTAATTATTCAAACAGAATTAAAAAAAAAAAAAATTAAAGCAATTTATACATCTCACAAAAACAATATTTTTCAAACAGCAGAGACAAAAGAAGTAATATGCATCCTTGATTCTATAATTGATTTATCAAATGAATTAAAATTTCAGAGATTATTAATCACAGAAATATTCAAAAAAAATATTTATGATATCTATTTAATAAACCAAAAAAAAGAATTGTATTTTTCTTTATTAAACAAATTAAAAAAATACTATATAATTTGGAATACATTAGGTATTTCAAAAATGATAATGAAAATAATAATTGATTTCGACATACAAGATTCTTCTGTTTCTTTAAAAGAAAATAGTATTAATGTACAAAATATTATTATATTAGCTGAAGTATTAGAAAAAAAAAACCAAGAAATAAAAAACAAATTTTTATTAATAGTATGGTTAAAAAAAAAATTTTTACAAGATAGTCTAGAAGAGAATAATAAACTATATAAAAAAAAATATAATAATATTTCAGATAAAAAATATGTAAAAATAATTACTGTATATAAATCAAAAGGATTAGAATATCCAATAATATGGATTCCCTTCTTTAGTGCTTCTCAAATAAAAAATAATAATATGTTTTTTTGTAAAAAAAAAATGACGAATATAATCAACTTAAAAGATAAAAAAAAAAGTTATCAACTATCTTTTCAAGAAAAGTTATCAGAAGAAATTCGTTTACTTTACGTTGCATTAACAAGAAGTATACTACATTGTAGTATAGGAATGGCGGTAATTAAAGAAAAAAAAAATAAAAAAATTTATACTAATTTTCATACAAATAGTCTTGGTTTTTTAATACAGAAGGGTAAAAAACTAAGTTTTGATGGTCTAAAAAAAGAACTTGATAATAAAAAAAAAAATATAGAAATTTTTTCAATAAAAAAACCAACAAAAAAATTAATAAAAAAAAATATAATAATATGTAAAAAAAAATCTTTAAAAAAAAATAAAATATTTATCCCTAAATTATTAAAAAAAATAAAAAATCCCTGGACTAAAATAAATTTTTCTAAAATTGTTAAGTATAATTTATGTAAAAAAAAAAATAATACTTTAATAGATATTGAAAAAAATAAAATTATATTTAATACAAGTAAAAATATATCTTCTAAAATAAATATTTATAAATTACCATCAGGAAAAGAATATGGGATATATTTACATAATATTCTAAAAAAAATAAAATTTTCAAATACAAAAAATATAAAAAAAATTATTAGTAAACTAAACTTCATATCATTATCTAAAATATGGATAAAAAAATTATATAACTGGATATGTATATTTATATCTTCATCATTAAATAATGATAAATTACAATTAAATCAATTAAAAGAAAAAGAATATAAAAAAGAAATAAGTTTTATAATTCCAATAAAAAAAAACATTAATATAGATACATTAAATAAAATTATAAAAAATTTTGATCCTTTATCTAAAAAATGTAATAATATTAAATTTAAAAATATTTCTGGAATACTCACGGGAACTATAGACATAGTATTTTTATGGAAAAAAAAATATTATATTATAGATTATAAATCTAATTATTTGGGACCAAATAATCATGATTATACTCAGAATAAAATTAAGAAAGAAATGATTAAATATCGTTATGATATTCAATATCAATTATATAGTTTAGCTATTCACCGTTTTCTCAAAGTGAAAATAAAAAAATATAATTACAAAATACATTTTGGAGGGGTATTTTATTTATTTCTTAGAGCGTTTGATGATCAAAAAAATTCTGGTATATATTTTATTAAACCTTCTTTTTCATTAATTAATAATTTAGATAAACTTTTTTCTGGAAAATTTTATGATACATAA
- the recD gene encoding exodeoxyribonuclease V subunit alpha, translating to MIHKNKKKFFNIILNAKEKNIIHCVNFYSCYNKNFFNYSEEIILVILFLSYSIYYGHSCLPIKIFKNKKYFKKKNKFFFKLLILVSKKNKKWFEKVINSRSCSNGTQKTPLVLDGEYIYIYKYWYSENKIIEFIYNQNLKFSKNYFKKYKKLINKYYPKKIDYIQKITIQKALSNYIFFITGGPGTGKTYILAYFILILINSTKKKINIQLSATTGKAATKLTQSIFNILNKENINKKNKISFPEIGITLHNLFNIQKETNQCNKKNNKKKKTIDILIIDESSMIDLNIMDIIVTNTSRKTKIIFIGDINQLPSIEVGSVLQELCYNKKKNIYNKIIKKNYISVLKKKYRFKKKSGINLLVKTIENNQYNNIYKIYRKNFSDIIWKKLKTKENYFNMLQNIKKYYTKYLEYIIKTNKPKKIIKKFNKYRILCTVNKGLFGTNKINKYLDSWFIKKINKNNNNKIKQPFYHGKPILIKKNNKSLKIMNGDIGICLYIDKKIKIYFLLPNNKLKIIDPRILFNYESAWSMTIHKSQGSEFSSVQIIIPNYFLKILCRELFYTAITRAKKKITIYGSVKIIYNIIKNKQKRFSGLNKKIISLN from the coding sequence ATGATACATAAAAATAAAAAAAAATTTTTTAATATAATACTTAATGCAAAAGAGAAAAATATTATTCATTGTGTAAATTTTTATTCTTGTTATAATAAAAATTTTTTCAACTACTCTGAAGAAATAATACTGGTAATCTTATTTTTAAGTTATTCCATATACTATGGTCATAGTTGTTTGCCAATAAAAATATTTAAAAATAAAAAATATTTTAAAAAAAAAAATAAATTTTTTTTTAAATTACTAATATTGGTTAGTAAAAAAAATAAAAAATGGTTTGAAAAAGTAATTAATAGCAGGTCATGTAGTAATGGAACACAAAAAACTCCATTAGTTTTAGATGGAGAATATATTTATATATATAAATATTGGTATTCTGAAAATAAAATAATTGAATTTATTTATAATCAAAATTTAAAATTTAGTAAAAATTATTTTAAAAAATACAAAAAATTAATTAATAAATATTATCCAAAAAAAATTGATTATATTCAAAAAATAACTATACAAAAAGCTTTATCAAATTATATATTTTTTATCACGGGCGGGCCTGGAACAGGAAAAACATACATATTAGCATATTTTATATTAATTTTAATAAACTCTACAAAGAAAAAAATTAATATTCAATTATCAGCTACAACAGGAAAAGCAGCAACAAAATTAACTCAATCTATATTTAATATTTTAAATAAAGAAAATATTAATAAAAAAAATAAAATATCTTTTCCTGAAATTGGAATTACTCTTCATAATTTATTTAATATTCAAAAAGAAACAAATCAATGTAATAAAAAAAATAATAAAAAAAAAAAAACAATAGACATACTAATAATAGATGAATCATCTATGATTGATTTAAATATAATGGATATTATTGTTACTAATACAAGCAGAAAAACAAAAATAATTTTTATAGGAGATATTAATCAATTACCTTCAATAGAAGTTGGGTCAGTGTTACAAGAATTATGTTATAACAAAAAAAAAAATATTTATAATAAAATCATAAAAAAAAATTATATATCTGTTTTAAAAAAAAAATATAGATTTAAAAAAAAATCTGGTATTAATTTACTTGTAAAAACAATAGAAAATAATCAATATAATAATATATATAAAATTTATAGGAAAAATTTTTCTGACATTATCTGGAAAAAATTAAAAACAAAAGAAAATTATTTTAATATGTTACAAAATATAAAAAAATATTATACTAAATATTTAGAATATATTATTAAAACAAATAAACCTAAAAAAATAATAAAAAAATTTAATAAATATAGAATTTTATGTACAGTAAATAAAGGTTTATTTGGAACAAATAAAATAAATAAATATTTAGATTCATGGTTTATAAAAAAAATAAATAAAAATAATAATAATAAAATAAAACAACCATTTTATCATGGTAAACCAATTTTAATTAAAAAAAATAATAAATCATTAAAAATAATGAATGGAGATATTGGAATTTGTTTGTATATTGATAAAAAAATAAAAATATATTTTTTATTACCAAATAATAAACTAAAAATAATTGATCCTAGAATATTGTTTAATTATGAATCAGCTTGGTCTATGACCATACATAAATCACAAGGATCAGAATTTTCATCAGTTCAAATAATTATTCCAAACTATTTTTTAAAAATATTATGTAGAGAATTATTTTATACTGCTATTACAAGAGCTAAAAAAAAAATAACAATATATGGATCTGTTAAAATAATATATAATATTATTAAAAATAAACAAAAAAGATTTTCTGGTTTAAATAAAAAAATTATTTCATTGAATTAA
- the nusB gene encoding transcription antitermination factor NusB has product MNPLKRRKSREMAIQAIYSWQISKQIIISEIKNYVIKENKDFLSDKQYFNEIVTGVIQNVNYLDSIINPVLSKKNKKIDQIEKAILRLSSYEIMQRLDVPDKVVINEGIELAKKFGSKTSHKFINGVLDALMSKKNLNLLK; this is encoded by the coding sequence ATGAATCCCTTAAAAAGAAGAAAATCAAGAGAAATGGCTATACAAGCAATATACTCTTGGCAAATATCAAAACAAATAATTATATCAGAAATTAAAAATTATGTAATAAAAGAAAATAAAGATTTTTTATCAGACAAACAATATTTTAATGAAATTGTTACAGGAGTAATTCAAAATGTTAATTACTTAGATAGTATAATTAATCCAGTTTTATCAAAAAAAAATAAAAAAATAGATCAAATAGAAAAAGCAATACTTAGATTATCTTCTTATGAAATTATGCAACGTTTAGATGTTCCAGATAAAGTAGTTATAAATGAAGGAATAGAATTAGCTAAAAAATTTGGATCAAAAACTAGTCATAAATTTATTAATGGTGTATTAGATGCATTAATGTCAAAAAAAAATTTAAATTTACTTAAATAA
- a CDS encoding TusE/DsrC/DsvC family sulfur relay protein, with translation MKKWNIKFAKSTAKKLNINMSQKHWKIIFCMRKFYKKYNLTPTIRMLLKYMKKKKIFLTSQDLFILFPKGFMKNASQISGLPKNQNCF, from the coding sequence ATGAAAAAATGGAACATAAAATTTGCAAAATCTACTGCAAAAAAATTAAATATAAATATGAGTCAAAAACATTGGAAAATTATTTTTTGTATGAGAAAATTTTATAAAAAATATAATTTAACACCAACAATAAGAATGTTACTAAAATACATGAAAAAAAAAAAAATATTCTTGACTAGTCAAGATTTATTTATCCTTTTTCCAAAAGGATTCATGAAAAATGCTAGTCAAATATCGGGATTACCAAAAAATCAAAATTGTTTTTAA
- a CDS encoding protoheme IX farnesyltransferase yields MDFRSFKSLKLNLLYFLKNFKIINKLELVKPGIILGNLISLSGGFFLASRGNLLKILFFKIILGIISIISSSCILNNIIDRDLDKIMNRTKNRILCINTSKKLLVIIFLIACFLFFFGIYIFYIYVSLSCTIIAFVGVFFYVIFYSFLLKRRSLYSILIGGISGSLPPIIGYLSVNKELNGCCLILFLIFIFWQIAHFYSITIFRYRDYKSAEIPTISILYGFLYTKNCISFCIINVFFLNFLLYYFSYVNFFYCFYTNFFIFLWFIFSIIGNIFLFSLKKWSRIMFFFSIFIVFLISLLLSINIRNNEYFFLKTILIFW; encoded by the coding sequence ATGGATTTTCGATCATTTAAATCATTAAAATTAAATTTACTTTATTTTTTGAAAAATTTTAAGATAATAAATAAATTAGAATTAGTTAAACCGGGTATTATTCTAGGTAATTTAATTAGTTTATCAGGAGGTTTTTTTTTAGCTTCTCGCGGAAATTTATTGAAAATTTTATTTTTTAAAATAATACTTGGAATTATAAGTATAATTTCTTCATCTTGTATATTAAATAATATTATTGATAGAGATTTAGATAAAATAATGAATCGCACAAAAAACAGGATATTATGTATTAATACTAGTAAGAAATTACTAGTTATAATATTTTTAATAGCCTGTTTTTTGTTTTTTTTTGGTATATATATTTTTTATATTTATGTAAGTTTATCATGTACTATAATTGCTTTTGTAGGTGTTTTTTTTTATGTTATTTTTTATTCATTTCTTTTGAAAAGAAGATCATTATATTCAATTTTAATTGGCGGTATTTCTGGATCTTTACCGCCTATAATTGGTTATTTATCTGTAAATAAAGAATTAAATGGATGTTGTTTAATTTTATTTTTGATTTTTATTTTTTGGCAAATTGCACATTTTTACTCTATAACAATATTTAGATATAGAGATTATAAATCTGCAGAAATTCCAACTATTTCAATATTATATGGTTTTTTATATACTAAAAATTGTATTTCTTTTTGTATTATAAATGTATTTTTTTTAAATTTTTTACTATATTATTTTAGTTATGTAAATTTTTTTTATTGTTTTTATACAAATTTTTTTATTTTTTTATGGTTTATTTTTTCTATTATTGGAAATATTTTTTTATTTTCCCTTAAAAAATGGTCACGTATTATGTTTTTTTTTTCTATTTTTATTGTTTTTTTGATTAGTTTGTTATTATCTATTAATATTAGAAATAATGAATATTTTTTTTTAAAAACAATTTTGATTTTTTGGTAA
- a CDS encoding cytochrome c oxidase subunit 3, protein MNDKKNYISYSSLENKNVFGMWIYLMSDCIIFSILLIVHIIMLRHGYNNFLKENNLFSPSIVLTETLFLLFSSLSCSFVKYFSKYSYRFCILIFLFITFFLGSCFVGLEFFEFLNLFNKGFYPFSNGYLSSFFVLLGMHGLHVFCGLLWILILFFQIFIFDLIDVVRSSLVCFCLFWHFLDIIWIVLIMCVYFR, encoded by the coding sequence ATGAACGATAAAAAAAATTATATTTCATATTCTTCATTAGAAAATAAAAATGTTTTTGGTATGTGGATTTATTTAATGAGTGATTGTATTATTTTCTCTATATTGCTTATTGTACATATAATTATGTTACGACATGGGTATAATAATTTTTTGAAAGAAAATAATTTATTTTCTCCCTCTATTGTCTTAACTGAAACATTATTTTTATTATTTAGTTCATTATCATGTAGTTTTGTTAAATATTTTTCTAAATACTCTTATAGGTTTTGTATTTTAATTTTTTTATTTATTACATTTTTTTTAGGAAGTTGTTTTGTCGGATTAGAGTTTTTTGAATTTTTAAATCTTTTTAATAAAGGATTTTATCCTTTTTCTAATGGATATCTTTCTTCTTTTTTTGTTTTATTAGGAATGCATGGATTGCATGTTTTTTGTGGTTTATTATGGATATTAATTTTATTTTTTCAGATTTTTATTTTTGATTTAATTGATGTAGTTCGTTCTTCTTTAGTTTGTTTTTGTTTGTTTTGGCATTTTTTAGATATTATTTGGATAGTATTAATTATGTGTGTTTATTTTCGATAA
- the cyoB gene encoding cytochrome o ubiquinol oxidase subunit I, giving the protein MFGKLTFNSIPYHEPVIVITYILIFLFSFLGFIYITYSKKWLYLWNQWFTSVDHKKIAIMYFILAFLMFIRGFSDAVMMRFQQFFSSLPEHTSIFSASHYDQIFTAHGVIMIFFVAMPLVIGLMNFVIPLQIGSRDLAFPVLNNLSFWLTASSVILMMLSLGIGEFAQTGWLGYPPLSGIKYSPGVGVDYWIWILQISGLGAILTSINFIVTIINFRAPGMTMFKLPVFTWTALCTNILILISFPVLFTTLLLLSLDRYFGCHFFTNDMGGNMMLYVNLIWIWGHPEVYILILPIFGVFSEIVSTFSRKSLFGYISLIWATIVITILSFLVWLHHFFTMGAGPNVNSFFSITTMIIAIPTGVKIFNWLFTMYRGSISFHSSMLWTIGFLISFTIGGMAGVLLSIPPVDFILHNSLFLVAHFHNVIIGGVVFGCFAGITYWFPKIFGFKLNEYWGKCAFIFWIIGFFIAFIPLYILGFMGMTRRLSQNIDCEYHFLLTVATIGIFFIFLGIISQLIQFFISINHRHTNEYRDYNGDPWDGRTLEWSISSPPPVYNFSVIPTVKKIDDFWYKKINKKNDIKKDIPKYIHMPNNSSSGILIGIFTTIFGFSMIWHIWWLVYFSLIGIFFNILYISLVIDKGYFISRKIIKKIENEYISINKKVLNNIK; this is encoded by the coding sequence GTGTTTGGAAAATTGACTTTTAATTCAATACCATATCATGAACCAGTTATTGTAATAACATATATTTTGATTTTTTTGTTTTCTTTTTTAGGTTTTATATATATTACATATTCTAAAAAATGGTTATATTTATGGAATCAATGGTTTACTTCAGTTGATCATAAAAAAATTGCTATTATGTATTTTATATTAGCTTTTTTAATGTTTATTCGTGGTTTTTCAGATGCAGTAATGATGAGATTTCAACAATTTTTTTCTTCTTTGCCTGAACATACAAGTATTTTTTCAGCTAGTCATTATGATCAAATATTTACTGCCCACGGCGTCATTATGATTTTTTTTGTAGCTATGCCTTTAGTTATTGGATTAATGAATTTTGTTATTCCTCTACAAATAGGTTCAAGAGATTTAGCATTTCCTGTATTAAATAATTTGAGTTTTTGGTTAACTGCAAGTTCAGTTATTTTAATGATGTTATCTTTAGGAATTGGTGAATTTGCTCAAACCGGTTGGTTGGGATATCCACCATTATCAGGAATAAAATATAGCCCGGGAGTAGGTGTAGATTATTGGATTTGGATTTTGCAAATTTCAGGATTGGGTGCTATTTTAACTTCTATTAATTTTATAGTAACTATTATTAATTTTCGTGCTCCAGGTATGACTATGTTTAAATTACCTGTTTTTACTTGGACAGCATTATGTACTAATATTCTTATTTTAATTTCTTTTCCTGTTTTATTTACTACTTTATTACTCTTATCTTTAGATAGATATTTTGGATGTCATTTTTTCACCAATGATATGGGTGGGAATATGATGCTATATGTTAATTTAATTTGGATATGGGGTCATCCTGAAGTTTATATATTAATATTGCCAATATTTGGTGTTTTTTCTGAAATAGTATCTACTTTTTCAAGAAAATCATTATTTGGATATATATCTTTGATATGGGCTACTATTGTTATCACAATATTATCTTTTCTTGTATGGTTACATCATTTTTTTACTATGGGCGCAGGTCCAAATGTAAATTCTTTTTTTAGTATCACGACAATGATAATAGCTATTCCAACTGGTGTAAAAATATTTAATTGGCTGTTTACGATGTATCGAGGTAGTATTTCTTTTCATTCTTCCATGTTATGGACTATTGGTTTTTTAATTAGTTTTACAATAGGTGGAATGGCCGGGGTATTATTATCTATACCTCCAGTGGATTTTATATTGCATAATAGTCTATTTTTAGTTGCTCATTTTCATAATGTTATTATTGGAGGCGTGGTTTTTGGTTGTTTTGCTGGAATAACTTATTGGTTTCCAAAAATTTTTGGTTTTAAATTAAATGAATATTGGGGTAAATGCGCATTTATATTTTGGATAATTGGTTTTTTTATAGCTTTTATTCCTTTATATATATTGGGTTTTATGGGTATGACTCGTAGATTAAGTCAAAATATTGATTGTGAATATCATTTTTTATTAACAGTAGCTACTATTGGTATTTTTTTTATTTTTTTAGGTATTATTTCACAATTGATTCAATTTTTTATTTCTATTAATCACCGTCATACTAATGAATATAGAGATTATAATGGTGATCCTTGGGATGGAAGGACATTAGAATGGTCTATTTCTTCTCCACCTCCTGTATATAATTTTTCTGTTATACCTACTGTAAAAAAAATAGATGATTTTTGGTATAAAAAAATAAATAAAAAAAATGATATAAAAAAAGATATTCCTAAATATATTCATATGCCTAATAATTCTTCCTCGGGTATATTAATTGGTATATTTACTACTATTTTTGGTTTTTCTATGATATGGCATATTTGGTGGTTGGTTTATTTTTCATTAATTGGGATATTTTTTAATATTTTATATATATCTTTGGTAATAGATAAAGGATATTTTATTTCTCGAAAAATAATAAAAAAAATAGAAAATGAATATATATCTATTAATAAAAAAGTTTTAAATAATATTAAATAA
- the cyoA gene encoding ubiquinol oxidase subunit II encodes MKIFNKNNIFKFLIFSFFSLVTLLIFYISKKIYISSHGYIFKNELRLALTTFKLMFVIIIPVFFLTMFIIYYYRRSNISSSYKPNWNHSYFLEIVCWLIPFIIIFFLANLSYKTTHNLDPSKSLKLNTNKPITIEVISLNWRWLFIYPDYKIATINEIAFPKHVPIHFNITSHSVMNSFFIPSLGSQIYTMAGMKTNLNLIAMNSGIYKGISSNYSGHGFSDMKFRVCVHNNIFDFSKWIKKIKLKKNVLFSKKQFLKLSYNSKQNHIQYFSYVDPLLFYKIIDMFNILHNV; translated from the coding sequence ATGAAAATATTTAATAAAAATAACATATTTAAATTTTTGATTTTTTCTTTTTTTTCTTTAGTGACACTATTAATATTTTATATAAGTAAAAAAATATATATAAGTTCTCATGGATATATATTTAAAAATGAACTTAGGTTAGCTTTAACGACTTTTAAACTTATGTTTGTTATTATTATTCCTGTATTTTTTTTAACTATGTTTATTATTTATTATTATCGTCGATCTAATATTTCTTCCAGTTATAAACCTAATTGGAATCATTCATATTTTTTAGAAATAGTATGCTGGTTAATTCCATTTATTATAATATTTTTTTTGGCAAATTTATCATATAAAACTACACATAATTTAGATCCTAGTAAATCATTAAAGTTAAATACTAATAAACCAATTACTATTGAAGTTATATCTTTAAATTGGCGTTGGTTGTTTATTTATCCTGATTATAAAATTGCTACTATTAATGAAATAGCTTTTCCTAAACATGTTCCTATACATTTTAATATTACTTCCCATTCTGTTATGAATTCCTTTTTTATTCCCAGTTTAGGTAGTCAAATTTATACTATGGCTGGAATGAAAACTAATTTAAATTTAATTGCAATGAATAGTGGTATTTATAAAGGTATTTCATCAAATTATAGTGGTCATGGTTTTTCTGATATGAAATTTAGAGTATGTGTACATAATAATATTTTTGATTTTAGTAAATGGATAAAAAAAATAAAATTAAAAAAAAATGTTTTATTTTCTAAAAAACAATTTTTAAAACTATCATACAATAGTAAACAGAATCATATACAATATTTTTCATATGTTGATCCTTTATTATTTTATAAAATAATTGATATGTTTAACATATTACATAATGTTTAA